A genomic stretch from Deltaproteobacteria bacterium includes:
- a CDS encoding SDR family oxidoreductase has translation MTNKKNALIIGGGSGMGRAAAEALLHEGYRVHAADLSREACREWIDALGARDEDARAYHVDISSSASVTALFSTIKKQAQRLDLMVHAAGILGNTAFIEDMGDDEWRRMMGVNLDGVFFCCREAVRWMKTCESGRIILFSSVAALTPTPGALHYSAAKGGVNMLGRTLAKEVARHNIQVNIIAPGYIETPMLKQMPEGFLKHILKNTPQGRLGTPVEIAALVSFLASDEAGFFTGQVFSPNGGLVI, from the coding sequence TTGACCAACAAAAAAAATGCACTGATCATCGGCGGTGGTTCGGGTATGGGTCGCGCTGCGGCGGAAGCGCTCCTGCACGAAGGGTATCGGGTTCACGCGGCCGATCTATCCCGGGAAGCGTGCCGGGAGTGGATTGACGCTCTGGGAGCCCGGGATGAAGACGCCAGGGCCTATCACGTGGACATTTCCAGCAGTGCATCCGTGACCGCCCTTTTTTCAACCATAAAAAAACAGGCCCAACGGCTGGACCTGATGGTTCACGCCGCCGGTATCCTGGGAAACACCGCCTTCATCGAAGACATGGGCGACGATGAATGGCGGCGGATGATGGGTGTGAATCTGGATGGCGTTTTTTTCTGTTGCCGGGAAGCGGTCCGATGGATGAAAACCTGCGAGTCAGGCCGCATTATCCTGTTCAGTTCGGTAGCCGCCCTGACCCCGACGCCCGGCGCCCTTCACTACAGCGCGGCCAAAGGCGGGGTCAACATGCTGGGCAGAACCCTGGCCAAGGAGGTCGCCAGGCACAACATTCAGGTCAACATCATTGCCCCGGGTTATATCGAAACCCCCATGCTGAAACAAATGCCGGAAGGCTTTTTGAAACACATTCTTAAAAATACCCCCCAGGGCCGGTTGGGGACACCGGTCGAAATAGCGGCCCTGGTGTCGTTTCTGGCCTCGGACGAAGCGGGCTTTTTCACAGGGCAGGTGTTCAGCCCCAACGGTGGGCTGGTAATTTAG
- a CDS encoding enoyl-CoA hydratase/isomerase family protein, which yields MTDAYSRLIVEHDGDFQQVTVNRPGDRNSIDSRLMDEIIQMLDKAETTDARVVVFSGAGNTYFIGGADGIEMMQCDPDSAGTFSKKIQDLFNRMEASPLILVAAIDGLCFGGGFEFALACDFRIATATSRIGLPEVKVGLIPGGGGTQRLPRLVGTGKAMQMILSGKLYPGKEAYQEGLIHLCVPENELASACRDFMTPFLKRPQHALSQAKLAVKSSQNNDFSKGLRAETAAFRHCFEKPFFRQLMCRQLEGGDLETTVEMPAGLCSEKKEEA from the coding sequence ATGACCGACGCGTATTCACGACTGATCGTTGAACATGACGGCGACTTCCAGCAAGTCACCGTCAACCGTCCCGGCGACCGCAATTCCATCGATTCCCGGCTGATGGACGAAATCATACAGATGCTGGACAAGGCCGAAACAACGGATGCCAGGGTCGTTGTTTTCAGCGGCGCAGGGAACACCTATTTTATCGGCGGCGCCGACGGCATCGAGATGATGCAATGCGATCCGGACAGCGCCGGGACCTTCTCAAAAAAAATTCAGGACCTTTTCAACCGCATGGAGGCAAGCCCGCTCATCCTTGTCGCGGCCATCGACGGACTCTGCTTCGGAGGAGGCTTCGAGTTTGCCCTGGCCTGCGATTTCCGCATTGCAACGGCGACATCCCGCATCGGCCTCCCGGAAGTGAAGGTGGGCCTCATCCCCGGCGGCGGCGGGACCCAAAGGCTGCCGAGACTGGTGGGGACGGGCAAGGCCATGCAGATGATCCTGAGCGGCAAGCTGTACCCCGGAAAAGAGGCGTATCAGGAGGGGTTGATCCATCTCTGTGTTCCGGAAAACGAACTGGCCTCCGCCTGTAGAGATTTCATGACGCCTTTCCTGAAACGCCCGCAGCACGCCCTTTCCCAGGCCAAACTGGCTGTAAAGTCGTCACAGAACAACGATTTCAGCAAAGGGCTGCGGGCCGAAACCGCTGCCTTTCGGCATTGTTTCGAAAAACCGTTCTTCAGGCAACTGATGTGCCGGCAACTGGAGGGGGGAGATCTGGAAACGACCGTGGAAATGCCCGCCGGCCTCTGCTCGGAAAAAAAGGAGGAAGCATGA